From the Micromonospora echinospora genome, the window AACGTCCATGAGTGTCATCCGACCGACGACCGTAGAGGTCGAGACGTCGCTAAGGCTCGTCGCACCTGACGCCACCGCCTTGCCGGTGCGCGCCAGTCTGCGCTACGACCCTGCTGACCCGTATGCGGTCCATGTCCTGTTCCATGCCGAATCCGCCGGCGGCGAGGCCGTGAGCTGGTCGTTCGCCCGCGAACTACTGGTCACCGGGCTCGACGAACCGGCCGGCATCGGCGACGTCCGGGTGTGGCCCTGGGCCACCCCACGCGGCGACTTCGTCGCGCTGGCGCTGTCGTCACCCGACGGCAACGCCCTGTTCGAGGTACCACGCAGTGTGCTGGTGCGCTTCCTGCGCCGCACCTACGTCGTCGTCCCGCGCGGCCGGGAGGCCGAGCACCTGGACGTCGACACGGCGGTGAACCGGCTGCTCGCCGGTCGCTGACCCGCCACACCACGGCGGGGCCGCGCGGATCTGCCGAGTCCGCGCGGCGCCCCGCCACCGACCACCGGGTACGCCCAGCGTCCCGGCCACGTGGTCAGCCGTGTCACGTGGTCAGCCGTGCGTCGTGAGGCCGCCGTCGACCGGGATGACCGCACCGGTCAGGTACGCCCCGGCGCGGGAGGCCAGATAGATCGCGGTGCCGGCCATGTCCTCGGGCCGGCCGATGCGGCCCAGCGGTATCTGCTGTTCGATGCCGGCCCGGGTGGCCGGGTCGTCCAGGGCGAACGCCATCATCTTGCTCTCGAACGGGCCGGGCGCGATCGCGTTGACCGTGACGTGCTCCCCGGCGAGCTGGTGGGCGAGGGTGCGGGTCAGCATGTGCACGGCCGCCTTGGTGGCCGAGTACGCGTACACCTCCATCGTCGGTACCCGGATGCCGTCCACCGAGCCGATGTTGATCACGCGGGCCGGGTCGTCGGCGCTGGCCGCCGCGCGCAGCGCGGGCAGCAGCGCGGTGGTGAGCCGGAACACCGCCTTGACGTTGACCGCCCAGAGCTTGTCGAAGGCGCTCTCCGGGTACGCCTCCAGCGGCGCGCCCCAGGTGGCCCCGGCGTTGTTCACCAGCACGTCGAGCCGGGGAGCGTGTTCCCGCACGGCAGCGGCGAGGGCCTGGGCCCCGGCGTCGGTGCCCAGGTCGGCCGGGATCGCCACGCACCGGCCCTCGGCGGACAGCTCGGCCGCGACGCGCTCGCACACCTCCGCGTTGCGGGACGAGACGATCACCTCTGCGCCGGCCCGGACGAAGCCCCGGGCGATCATCAACCCGATGCCCCGGGAGCCTCCGGTGACCAGGACCGTCTTGCCTTCGACCGAGAACAGATCCGTCATGCCCATCCCATCGCGAGTCGGCGCGCCCGCGCCGGCCGACCGGGCGTTACCGAGCGGTAGCCTAGCCGTCCCGACCCCTGTCGGAGGGGCGGCGAGCCCCTACGTCGCCACCGCCGACATGCGGAGGACGACGTGGCGGGCTACCGTCGCTGGTGATGGTCTCTTCCGGTCAGCTCGCCCCGGCCACGGACGCCGCTCCCGCGCCGACCCCGACCGGGATCCAGACCCTCACCCTGGGTGATCTCGGTGCGGACCCGGCGTGGTGGCGACCGGTGCTGATCGGTTCGGACCACCTGGTTCTGGTCACCGGCGGCCACGGCACCCTCGAGGTCGACTTCCGCCCGTTCCCCTGCCGACCGGGCACCATGTTCCGGATCCGTCCCGGTCAGGCGCTGCGGCGCACCGACGCGCTGGACGCGGTGATGGTGCGCTGGAGCCCGCACGCCCTGCACGGGCTGGACGTCGACCCGGACGCCGTACCGACCCACACCCAGCTCGTCGGCGAGGACGAGGAAGCGGTGATCAACGAGGTCAGCCAGCTCGTGGTGGACTGCCGGCGGCACCGGGGCGCGGCCGGCGAGAGCCTGCTGCGACACCAGCTCGCCGTCCTGCTGCTGCGCCTGACGCTGACCACCGCCCCGACCGGTGGGACCGAGCCGCGCACCTTCCGGCGGCTCTGCCGGGAGGTCGAGCACCACTACCGGTACACCCGCCGGGTCGAGGACTACGCCGAGCGGCTGGGCTGCTCGGTGCGTACCCTCACCCGGGCCTGCCTGGCGATGACCGGCCACAGCGCCAAGCAGGTCATCGACGAACGGGTGGCGTTGCAGGCCCGGCGGCTGCTCGCGGCGACCGACGAGCCGATCGCCCGGATCGGTCGGTACCTCGGTTTCCCCGAGCCGACGAACTTCGGGCGCTTCTTCAGCCGGGAGGTCGGCTTGAGCCCGGGAGCGTTCCGGGCGACCGGTGGCCGGGTGGCCGTGCCGGCGCGGATCGTCCGCCCCCGGCCACCGCATTGGACCGACCGGGCATGATGGCATCGTGCAAATCTCGGCCCGCGGCGACTACGCGATCCGGGCGGCGCTGAGTCTGGCCGCCGCGTACCCGTCGCTGCTCTCCACCCAGTCCATCGCCGCGGAGCAGGACATGCCGCGCAAGTTTCTCGAAGCCGTCCTGGCGGATCTGCGCCGGGCCGGCATCGTCCGGGCCCAGCGTGGGGCCGAGGGCGGCTACACCCTGGCCCAACCGCCTCGGGAGATCGCCGTCGGGGCGATCCTGCGGGCGGTGGACGGGCCGCTGGCCGGCGTACGGGGGATGCGCCCCGAGGAGACCGAGTACCTCGGCGCGGCGGAGAACCTTCCCCGCCTCTGGGTGGCCGTCCGGGCCGCGGTCCGGCAGGTCGTCGACGAGGTGAGCCTGGCCGACCTGTCCACCGGCAAGCTGCCGGCGCACGTGCGGCGGCTGACCGCCCGGCCGGGGGCCTGGGAGCCGCGCTGAGGAAATCCGGCGACGGGTGACCGCTCCGCCCGACCCGGTCGGTGTTCCACGGTGGAACGCCCGCGGGTTTCGTGAATCAGCCATCCGGGCATGTTCGACACCGAACACGGACGGCTGGTCATGAAGGGAGGCCCCGACATGGGCCTGATGTTCCGCAAGCGGAAGAAGTACGGTCCCCTGGTCCTCAACTTCACCGAGAACGGCTTCTCCTCCTGGACCGTCCGGCTCGGCCGGTGGTCCTGGAACTCCAAGGCGCGGGCGCACCGGGTCGATTTGCCCGGCCCGCTCTCCTGGAAGCAGGACAAGTCCCGGTCGCGGGCGTAACGGGCACGACCGGAGGCTCCCGACGTCGAGCGGGGTGCGTGGTGGTCCACCACGCACCCCGCTCGACGTGTCCGGGTCGTCGGCCGGGCACCGGGTTCCCCGTTCCGGCCGGTGGGCGGCGTCCCGGGGCCGACAATCACCCCATGACCCGGGAGCGGCGGCCCTACCGGCGCGAACGCCGGCACGCGCTGTGGGCGTCGGCGCTGCTCCTGGTCGCGTACTTCGTCGCCCCGGTCGAACCGGACGTCAACGGTGTCCGGCTGGCGCTGCGGGCGCTCGGCACCGCCGTGCTGGTGCTGGTGGTCGCCGGGTTGGTCACCGGGCAGGTGCGCCGGCAGCTCGCCGACGACGGGGAGGCCACCGTCCTCTGGCACCTCGCGGTGGGGCTGGTCGCCGGGGTGCTCACCTTCGCGCTCGCCGACTACGTCATCGCGATCAGCGACCCGACGCAGTTCGTCAGCCTGCGGACCCGGATCGACGCGCTCTACTTCTCGCTCGCCACCCTCACCACGATCGGCTACGGCGACGTGCACGCCCAGGGACAGGTCGCCCGGGCGGTTGTCGGCGGGCAGATGGTCTTCAGCATCGGCGTCGTCGCCACCGGGGTGTCGATCCTGTTCAGGCGTCTGACCGAGCGCCCCCCGCCGATCCCGCCACAGAAGACTCCCCCGTCGGCCGCGACTCCGCCGCCCGCCGGGACCCCGCCGCCGGGTGGATGAGCACGTCCCCGCCGAGCCGGCCGTCCGCCGGTTCCCGGGTCACCGTGCCGGCATCGAGCAGCAGGGTCAGCGCCCGCACCGCGTCGGTGGCCCGGTACGGGGTGGCGGTCAGCACGTGCCGGCGCAGCTCGGTCACGGTGCGGGGGCCGGAGCGGGTCAGCTCGGCGACCAGCAGCGCGCCGAGCCGGTCGGCGTCCGGGGCGGCGGTGAGGTCGCGCGGCACGCCGTCGAGATCCCGGTACCGGAGCCCGGCCGTCGCACCGACCTGCCAGATGGCCTCCTTGCCCGCCTCCAGGTTGCGGTCCGAGCCGGTGCCGAGGGCGAGCAGCCGGGCCGGTTCGTCGTCGGCCGGGCTGATCTCGACCCCGGTGACCAGCGGGAAGCCGGCCCGGTGGAGGGCGGCCGGGCCGTCCGCGCCGGCGGGCACGGCGAGCAGCAGGTCGGCCGGGCGGCCCGCGCCAGCGGCGGTGAGGAAGGGTGCCGCCGGTCCGCCCCACACGACGCCGGCCGGGTCGTCGAGGACGGTGAGGGTGGGTGCGCCGGCTGCGCCGGCGGCCTTCAGCGCCACCGGCAGCCGGTCCGGCGCACCGGGTACGGGGTACACGGCCACGTCGGCGGGGAGGGAGGTCACCGCCGCGAGCCGGGCCGGCAGGTCCGGGTCGACGCCGACCACCACGACGGTGACGCGACAGCCGCGTACCCGGTCGGCGGCGTCGGTCAGGGCGCCCAGGGCGGCCTCGACGGTCCCGCCCACCGGGCCGGCGTACGCGAGGGCGATCGTGACCCGCCGCGAGCGGCGCAGCGCCCCGGTGAGCCAGGTGTCGAGCTGGCGGGCGAGGAGCGCGCAGAGAACGGCGTCGTACGGGTCACGGGGCATCCTGTGGTTCTACCAGGCGTCCGGCGTGGGCTCGGCGGCCCGGGGGCGGACGGGCCGCTCCGGATCGGGCCGGGACGGGGACACCGCCCGGGTCAGGGCGGACACGGAGACGCCGCCCCGGATCGGGCCGGACACGGAGACGCCGCTCCGGGTCAGGGCGGACACGGAGACGCCGCTCCGGGTCAGGCCGGACACGGAGACGCCGCTCCGGGTCAGGCCGGACGCGGAGACGCCGCTCCGGGTCAGGCCGGACGCGGAGACGCCGCTCCGGGTCAGGCCGGGACGGAGACGCCGACGCCGCCCCGGGTCTGCCCGCCGTAGCGCTGCCGCTCGCGGGCCAGGTCGAGGCGGCCGATCCGGGTGCGCGCGGCGAGCGCCGCGGCGTCGAGCCGGTCGGCGGGGACCAGCCAGACGATCTCGAACTCCAGGCCGTCGGGGTCGCGGCCGTAGAGGCTCTTGGTGGTGCCGTGGTCGGAGCTGCCGACCAGCGCGCCGGCCGAGGTGAGCCGCTCGGCGGTGACGGCCAGTTCGTCGAGGGTGTCGACCTCCCAGGCCAGGTGGTAGAGGCCGACGGTGCGGCGGCCCGCCTCGGACGGGCCGGCGGCCGCGCCGATCTCGAAGAGGCCGAGGTCGTGGTCGTTGGTCGAGCCGGGCGCCTGGAGGAAGGCGGCGCCGGTGAACCCGTCCGGGGTCATCGGCACGGGCTGGAAGCCGAGCACGTCACGGTAGAAGGCGACGCTGCGTTCGACGTCGCGGACGAAGAGGACGGCGTGGTTGAGGCGGTGGATTCCCATGCCCGCCACGGTAGCGCTATTTTGTTGAGCGTTCAACTAGTTGTCGTATGATGGCCGCATGACCCGGTGGTTGGACCCCGACGAGCAGCGCACCTGGCGGGCGTTCCTGGCCGCCTCCCGGGCGCTGATGGAAACCCTCGACCGCGAGCTGCAACACGACGCCGGCATGCCGCACGCGTACTACGAGATCCTGGTCCGGCTCTCCGAGGCGCCCGGGCGGGAGCTGCGGATGACCGACCTGGCTCTGGCCAGCGGGTCCTCGCGCAGCCGCCTGTCACACGCGGTGACCCGGCTGGAGGCGGCCGGCTGGGTGCGCCGCCGGGACTGCCCGACCGACCGGCGGGGGCAGTTCGCCGTCCTCACCGACGCCGGCTTCGCCGCGCTCGCCGCCGCCGCGCCGGGCCACGTCGAGGGGGTGCGCCGCCACCTGTTCGACGCGCTCAGTCCGGCGCAGGTCGACCAGTTGCGCCGGATCAGTGAGTCCCTCGTGGACCATCTGGGCGTCGATCGACCACTATCCTGACCAAACTGCCACCTGACGGGTCTTGTACATACCGTCGCGGAATGCGCACGATGAGGCGTGTCCTCCCCCTTCGGTGAACTGACCGGCCGGGCGCACCAGCTCGTGGCCGCCGGCGACCTCTCCGGCGCCCAGGAGTTGCTCGCCGACGCCCTGGCCGACGCGGACCCGCGCCCGGCGAACGCCTCCCCCGAGTTGGCCGAGGCCGCCGGTCTCCAGGCCCGGGTGCTGGTCACCCTCGGCGAACCGCACTCCGCCCGGGGCTGGGCGGCGTTCGCGTACGCCGCGATGACCCGGCTGTACGGCACGTCCGACCAACGGACCGTGGCCGCCGCCGCGACCCTCGCCGCCGTGCTGCACCGGGTCGGCAGCTACGCCCGCGCCGCCCGGCTGTACCAAGAAGTGATCATCGAGCTGACCGCGCTCGACGGGCCGGAGTCGCTGCGGGTGCTCGCCGCGCACGCCGACCTGGCCACCGTCGAGTACGCCCGGGGTGAGTGCACGGTCGCCCGGGAACGCCTCCAGGACGCCTGGGAGTTGCACCGCGAGGTGTACGGCGACGGGCACGTCAGCGGGATCAAGATGCTCGCCCGGCTCGGGGCGATGCAGCGCGACTGCGGGCAGTTCGCCGACGCGCACGACAACCTGGCCCTGGCCCGGGAACTGTGCCGGCAGCACCTGGACCCGGACGACCCGCTCGCCGCCCAGGTGGCCGCTCTGGCCCGGGCCGCCGCCAACCCGGACCACGCCTGCGACGAGGTCGGCGACGCCGAGTCCGCCGTGGTACCCGCCGCACGGACCCCGTCGGCCGAGGAGGGCGACGCCGGTGGACCCTGGCCCCCCGAAGCAGCCGACCACGCCGACGGTCCCGGACCGGAGCCCTGGGACACCGGCCACGAGGACGCCTACCGGACGGACGCCGGCTACGACACGCGACGGCCGTACGGATCCGGGGCGGGATACGCGGGCCACGGGGTGGGGGCCGGTCACGGCCCGGTCCCACGCCCACGGGTTCCGGAGGAGCCAACCGACCGCACCGGCGACGGCACCGGCACCGGCACCGGTGACGCGTACCCGGCCGGTCCCGACCGGTACCGGACGTACCCTGGCCACCACTCGGACGAGTGGTCGACGCGCGGCGGGCAGCAGCACGACCCCGGGCAGCGGCACGACCCCGGTTACGCCGACGCCGGATACACCGACGCCAGGTACACCGACGCCGGGTACGCCGACGAGGGCGTCGGATACGCGAGCGACGGGATCGGGTACGCGGACGACGCCGGATACACCGCCGAACGCACCCGGGAGGGCGGAGGTGCCGGACCGGACGGCGGGTGGTCGACCGGCCGCCGGCACGACCCCGACGGTCGCTCGTACCGGCACGACCAGCGGTTCACCGGCCCCGGGCAGTACCGCGACGGCCCGGACGGCGACGACTGGTGGCCCCCGGAGGGAGAGGTGGACCGCCCCGACGAGCCGGCCGGCACCCGTGCCCCGACCGCTCCGGCACTGCCGCCGTCGGTGGTCGGCCTCACCGGCGGAGGGCGCCCGGAGGAGTCCCCGGGCGTGCACCGGGTCGCCCACCTGCCGGTGCGGGTCGGTTCACGGCTGCCGGTGCACGTTCCCCGTCCGCCGGCCGATCCGTCCCGCCGGCTCGCGCCACTGGTCGTCGCCGGGGTGGTCGTGGTGCTGCTCGGCACCGGCGCGGTGATCGCCGGGGTGGCCCGGGTCGACGAGCCGGGTGGGCAGCCGCCACCCGCCCCCGGCACTCCGCCGTCCCCGGGCGCGACGCCCGGCGGCACGGCGAAACCGGCCACCGCGGCGCCCGGCGCCCCGCCCACCGGGGTGACCCTGCGCGACAACCGGGACAGCGTCACGCTGAGCTGGACGTACCCGGCGGGGGCGGAGGGTCCGGTGCTGGTCTCCGGCGGCCGGGTGGGGGCGGACGCACGTGCCTTCCAGGAGCTGCCGGCCGGCGCGACCAACTACATCGTCTACGGGCTGGACCGTGGCACCGACTACTGCTTCACCGTGGCGGTCGTCCACTCGGCCGACACGGTCGGCCGGGCGAAGCCGGTCTGCACGAAGCGGAGCTGACCGGAGCCGGGGCAGCCGGGGCGGTCCGGGTCGACCACCGGGACGGGCAGCCCAGGGCCGGACCACCGGGACGGGCAGCCCAGGGCCGGGCAGCCCAGGGCCGGACCACCGGGGCGGTCAGGCGTCCGGGTCGGGCAGGGCGGGCAGGCACACCGAGACCCGCAGTCCCGGCCCGGCGTCGGAGAGCCGTACCGTGCCGTCGTGCAGCCGGACGAGTTCCCGGACGATGGCCAGGCCGAGGCCGGCGCCCCCGGCGTCCCGGTCCCGGGCGTCGTCGAGTCGGGTGAACCGGTCGAAGACCCGTTCCCGGTCGGCGACCGGGATGCCCGGCCCGTCGTCGGTCACGGTGACCAGATGGGTGCCGGCGGCGGCGTCGCCGGTCACCTCGATCACGACCGTGCTCCGGCAGTGGCGGACCGCGTTGTCGATCAGGTTCGTGGCGACGCGGTGCAGTTCGTCCGGGTCGCCGACCGTCCACTGCGGGCCGGACGCCGGCAGAATGCGTACCGGAGGGGACGGGAAGCGCACGGCGACGGCCCGGACCAGTTCGGTCAGCTCGACCGGGCCGGTGGCCCGCCGCCCGCGTACGGCCCGCGCCGGGGCATCGGCGACAGCGACGGCACCGGCGTGCCCGGCCTCGTCCAGCCGGGCCAGCAGCAGCAGGTCGTCGACGAGACGACTGAGCCGTTCGGTGTCCGCGAGCAGGTCGCGGGCCACCACCGGCCAGTCGGTCCGCTCCCCCAGCCGCCCGGCCACCTCCAGTTCGGTCCGCATGTTCGTCAACGGGCTGCGCAGCTCGTGGGCGGCGTCGGCGAGGAACGCCCGTTGCCGGGCGCGGGCCGCCTCCAGCCGGGCCAGCATGTCGTTCAGGGTGACCGCCAGTCGGTGGATCTCGTCCTGGGAGGCCGGGACCGGCAGCCGCCCGCCGTTGGCCCGGCCGGTGATCTCCTCGGCCCCGCTGCGCAGCGCCTCGACCGGGCGCAGGGTCGCCCCGACCACCCGCCAGGTCACCCCGCCGAGGATCACGACCAGCAGCGGAATGCCCACCAGCAGGACGAAGCGCACCACCCTGGCGCCCTGGTTCACGTCCGCCATCGACTTGCCGACCAGCACGGTCAACGGATCGGTCGGCGTACCGGCGGGGACGCTGACCACCCGGACCGGACCGGGCAGTCCCAGCCGTTCCCCGCGGACGAAGGCGCGCTGCCGGGCGGAGTGGTCGATCCGGTCCACCGGCAGCATCGGCACCAACCGGTCGGCGTCGATCGAGGCGGCGCGGACCCGTCCCGCTCCGTCGACCACCTGGACCCGGACCTGTCCGGCGGCGACCGGCAGCGGGTCGGGCAGGGCGTCCTCGGCGGCGAGCAGCGCCACCGCGTCGGCGGTCTGGAACGCCTCGGCGTCGACGCTGCGTTGCAGGACGTGGCCGAGCACGCTGAGCAGCGCCAGCCCGCCCAGCGCCAGCCCGACCGCCAGCCCCAGGACGCTGACCAGGGTGAGCCGGCCCCGCAGCCCGAGCGGCGGCGGCCGACGCGGTCCCCGGCCGCCCGTCCGGTCCTCGCCCGGCGCGGGCTCCGACGGTCGGTTCACGGGCTCAGGCGGTAGCCGGCGCCCCGGACGGTCTCCAGGTGGTGCCGACCGATCTTGCGGCGGAGGTAGCCGACGTACACCTCCACCGCGTTCGGCGCGGTCTCCAGGCTGGCGTCCCAGACGTGGTCGAGCAGTTCGGTCTTGGAGACCACCTCTCCGGGGCGGCGCATCAGGTAGTCCAGGAGGGCGAACTCGCGGGCGGTGAGGGCGATCTCGGCGTCGCCCCGGGTCACCCGCCGACCGGCCGGGTCGAGGCTGAGGTCGCCGACGGTCAGCACGGTGGGGCGTTGCGGCGCGCCCCGGCGCAGCAGGGCCCGCAGCCGGGCCAGCAGCACCACGTACGAGAAGGGTTTGGTGAGGTAGTCGTCCGCCCCGCAGTCCAGCCCGTCGGCCTGGTCGTACTCGCCGTCCTTGGCGGAGAGCATCAGCACCGGCAGCCAGTGCTCCTCGGCCCGGAGCCGGCGCACCAGCTCGTAGCCGGAGAGCCCGGGGAGCATCACGTCGAGGATCATCGCGTCGTAGCCGCCGTGCCGCGCGGCGTCCAGCCCGGCCGGACCGTTGGTCGCCACGTCCACCGCGAAGCCCTCCGCCTGGAGCCCCCGTTGCAGGGTCCCGGCCAGCCGGGTCTCGTCCTCCACCACCAGCAGTCGCACGGGTCAAGGGTGCCACCGTCGCGCCGCCCGCCGATTCGTTCTCCTCAGCACCCTCACAGCATCCGTCCGGCAGGATGGCGGTCAGGAGGTGCACATGTCTGTTCTGACTAGCCGTCCGGCGTTGCGCTGGATCGTGCCGACGGCCGCGACGGTCGTCCTGATCGGCGGTGGCGCGGCGGTCGGCCGGTTCGCCGCCGAGGCCGAGCCGAGCCTGCCGCCGAGGAGCGCCGCCCAGCTCCTGGTGGATCTTCAGACGTCCCGGTTGGAGGGGCTCTCCGGCACCGTGGTGCAGCGCGCCGACCTCGGTCTGCCCCCGCTGGTCGCCACGGTCGCGGAGCGCCGCGAGGACCTGACCGCCCTGGTGGCCGGCACCCACACCATGCGGGTCTGGTATTCCGGCCCGGACAAGGCGCGGATCGCCTTCAAGGACACCCTCGGCGAGCGGGACGTGATCCGCAACGGTGCCGACCTGTGGGTGTGGAACAGCAAGAAGAACGAGGCGTTCCACCGGACCCTGCCGGCCGACGCCGGGCAGCGGCCCGACGCCGGCACGGAGCTGCCGGTCACCCCGGCCGAGGCCGCCGACCGGGCGCTGGCCGCGATCGACCCGAGCACCGAGGTCAGCGTCGGCCGGTCCGCGACGGTGGCCGGGCGGGACGCGTACGAGCTGGTGCTCAAGCCGAAGGACACCGCCTCCCTGGTCGACCAGGTGCGGATCGCGCTGGACGCTAAGGAGCACGTGCCGCTGCGCTTCGAGCTGTTCGCCGACGAGGGGGACGCGCCGGCGATCGAGGTGGCCTTCACCCAGGTCGACTTCAGCCGTCCGGACGCCGACCAGTTCACCTTCAACCCGCCGCCCGGGGTGAAGGTGAACGAGGAGAAGTCGACCGGGACGCGTCCGGAGCGTCCGGCCGGGTCGGAGAAGCCGGGCGGCGCGAAGGACCGGGACGCGACCGTGGTCGGTGCGGGCTGGGCCGCCGTGCTGGTCGCCCGGACCGGTGCCCCCGCCGGACGGCCGGCGGGTCAGGACGCCCCCGCCCGCCAGCCGGAGGGGTCGGAGGCCGCCGCCGGGCTGGACCTGCTCAACCAGCTGCCCAAGGTCAGCGGCCCCTGGGGCAGTGGCCGGCTCTTCTCCGGGACGGTCTTCAGCATGCTGCTCACCGACGACGGCCGGGTGCTCGCCGGTCTGGTGACGCCGGAGCGGCTCTACGAGGTCGCCCGCGGCTGACCTCTCCGACCACCCACGATTCGCGTCACCGGAACCCGTTCCGGTGACGCGAATTCTTTCCCGGGACTTGGTCCGCGCCGCCGGGGCAGGCTATCTTTCTCAGTTCAGACACAAAAAGAACGACCATTAGCAAATGGTCGCTCGAAGCTATTTTAGCGAATTGGGAGAGGGCTTGTCAACGCAGTCCGACGAGCAGCAGCACACCGACGAGATCGGCCACGAGCAGGAGTACGTCTCGATGCTCTACCGCCGGCTGGACGGGCTGCGCGACCAGGCCGCCCACCGGCTGGCCGAGGAGCTGCGCAGCGACGGTGGCACGATGCAGGCCCGCTCCCAGCGGGACACCGTCGTGCGGATGTACGCCGAACAGGTGGAGCAGTTCTCCGCCGTGGAGCAGGGGCTCTGCTTCGGCCGGCTCGACTCCGACGACGGCTCGCGCCACTACATCGGCCGGATCGGGATCTTCGACACCGGCGACGACTACGACCCGCTGCTGATGGACTGGCGGGCCCCGGCCGCCCGGCCCTTCTACCTGGCCACGGCGGCCAACCCGCAGGGCGTACGCCGCCGCCGGCACCTGCGGACCCGGGACCGCAAGGTGGTCGGGCTGCACGACGAGACCCTCGACCTGGCCAGCGCCTCCCCCACCGCACACGAGGAGCTGACCGGTGAGGCGTCCCTGCTGGCGGCGCTGAACGCCAGCCGGACCGGCCGGATGCGGGACATCGTCGAGACCATCCAGGCCGAACAGGACCGGGTGATCCGGGCCGACCTGGGCGGGGTGCTGGTCGTGCAGGGCGGGCCGGGCACCGGCAAGACGGCGGTCGCGTTGCACCGCGCCGCGTACCTGCTCTACACCCACCGTCGGGAGCTCTCCAGCCGGGGCGTCCTGCTGGTCGGGC encodes:
- a CDS encoding LolA family protein, with amino-acid sequence MSVLTSRPALRWIVPTAATVVLIGGGAAVGRFAAEAEPSLPPRSAAQLLVDLQTSRLEGLSGTVVQRADLGLPPLVATVAERREDLTALVAGTHTMRVWYSGPDKARIAFKDTLGERDVIRNGADLWVWNSKKNEAFHRTLPADAGQRPDAGTELPVTPAEAADRALAAIDPSTEVSVGRSATVAGRDAYELVLKPKDTASLVDQVRIALDAKEHVPLRFELFADEGDAPAIEVAFTQVDFSRPDADQFTFNPPPGVKVNEEKSTGTRPERPAGSEKPGGAKDRDATVVGAGWAAVLVARTGAPAGRPAGQDAPARQPEGSEAAAGLDLLNQLPKVSGPWGSGRLFSGTVFSMLLTDDGRVLAGLVTPERLYEVARG